The following are encoded in a window of Cervus canadensis isolate Bull #8, Minnesota chromosome 11, ASM1932006v1, whole genome shotgun sequence genomic DNA:
- the LOC122449306 gene encoding olfactory receptor 51L1-like — protein sequence MVVWNNSNVMEPIFLLRGFHGLKSAHAWLSIPFCLAYLVAFIGNITILSVVWSESSLHQPMYYLLSFLAITDLGMSMSTLPTILAVLWWEALEIQIGACFAQLFFIHTFTFLESSVLLAMAFDRFVAIYRPLHYSSILTNDVIGKIGLGCLIRCAGVVMPTPLLLRRCHYCRANVLSHPFCLHQDILKLSCSDASVNNIYGLCVVIITLGTDSVLILLSYVLILHAILGIASHEERLKALNTCLSHVCVVLIFLVPLIGVCMVHHFGKHLPPTVHILMADIYLLLPPVLNPIIYSVTTKQIHLGIIHMFRQRKKL from the coding sequence ATGGTGGTCTGGAATAACAGTAATGTTATGGAACCCATCTTCCTCTTACGTGGTTTCCATGGACTAAAGTCTGCTCATGCTTGGCTCTCAATTCCATTCTGTCTTGCATACCTGGTGGCATTTATAGGCAACATCACCATCCTCTCTGTTGTGTGGAGTGAGTCCTCACTCCACCAGCCCATGTATTATTTGTTGTCCTTCTTGGCAATAACTGACCTGGGCATGTCCATGTCTACACTCCCTACAATATTAGCTGTGTTATGGTGGGAAGCCCTGGAAATTCAAATAGGGGCTTGTTTTGCTCAGCTCTTCTTCATCCACACATTCACATTCTTGGAGTCTTCAGTGCTGCTGGCCATGGCTTTTGACCGCTTTGTGGCTATCTATCGTCCCCTGCACTACTCAAGCATCCTCACCAATGATGTCATTGGAAAGATAGGCCTAGGCTGCTTGATACGATGTGCAGGAGTAGTGATGCCTACACCCCTATTACTAAGGCGCTGCCATTACTGCCGTGCTAATGTCCTCAGCCACCCTTTTTGCCTGCATCAGGATATTCTTAAATTATCCTGCTCTGATGCCAGTGTCAACAACATCTATGGGTTGTGTGTGGTCATTATCACATTGGGCACAGACTCAGTTCTCATACTCCTTTCCTATGTCCTAATTCTCCATGCTATTCTTGGGATTGCATCTCATGAAGAACGCCTGAAGGCACTCAACACTTGTTTATCCCATGTATGTGTGGTACTTATCTTCCTCGTCCCTCTAATCGGTGTATGCATGGTGCATCACTTTGGGAAACACTTGCCTCCCACAGTCCATATTCTCATGGCAGATATTTACCTGCTTCTCCCACCAGTACTTAACCCCATTATCTACAGTGTCACGACCAAGCAGATTCATCTAGGAATTATTCACATGTTTAGGCAAAGAAAGAAGCTTTAG